A portion of the Streptomyces erythrochromogenes genome contains these proteins:
- the serA gene encoding phosphoglycerate dehydrogenase, producing the protein MSSKPVVLIAEELSPATVDALGPDFEIRHVNGADRGELLPAIVDVDAILVRSATKVDAEAIAAAKKLKVVARAGVGLDNVDVSAATKAGVMVVNAPTSNIVTAAELACGLLVATARNIPQANTALKNGEWKRNKYTGVELSEKTLGVVGLGRIGVLVAQRMSAFGMKIVAYDPYVQPARAAQMGVKMLTLDELLEVADFITVHLPKTPETLGLIGDEALHKVKPSVRIVNAARGGIVDEAALYSAIKEGRVAGAGLDVYAKEPCTDSPLFELDQVVCTPHLGASTDEAQEKAGVSVAKSVRLALAGELVPDAVNVQGGVIAEDVRPGLPLAEKLGRIFTALAGEVAVRLDVEVCGEITQHDVKVLELSALKGVFEDVVDETVSYVNAPLFAQERGVEVRLTTSSESPDHRNVVTVRGTLSDGQEVSVSGTLAGPKHLQKIVGIGEYDVDLALADYMVVLRYTDRPGVVGTVGRVLGEGGLNIAGMQVARAEEHGEALAVLTVDAEVPAGVLADIASEIGAVSARTVSLA; encoded by the coding sequence GTGAGCTCGAAACCTGTCGTACTCATCGCCGAAGAGCTGTCGCCCGCCACGGTGGACGCGCTCGGTCCGGACTTCGAGATCCGGCACGTCAACGGAGCCGACCGCGGGGAGCTGCTGCCCGCGATCGTCGACGTCGACGCGATCCTCGTCCGCTCCGCGACGAAGGTCGACGCCGAGGCCATCGCCGCGGCGAAGAAGCTGAAGGTCGTCGCCCGCGCCGGCGTCGGTCTGGACAACGTCGACGTCTCCGCCGCCACCAAGGCCGGCGTGATGGTCGTCAACGCCCCGACCTCGAACATCGTGACCGCCGCCGAGCTCGCCTGCGGCCTGCTCGTCGCCACCGCGCGCAACATCCCGCAGGCCAACACCGCTCTCAAGAACGGCGAGTGGAAGCGGAACAAGTACACGGGTGTCGAGCTCAGCGAGAAGACCCTGGGTGTCGTCGGCCTCGGCCGCATCGGCGTCCTCGTCGCCCAGCGCATGTCGGCCTTCGGCATGAAGATCGTCGCGTACGACCCCTACGTCCAGCCCGCGCGCGCCGCCCAGATGGGCGTCAAGATGCTGACGCTGGACGAGCTGCTGGAGGTCGCCGACTTCATCACGGTGCACCTGCCCAAGACCCCCGAGACCCTCGGTCTCATCGGCGACGAGGCCCTGCACAAGGTCAAGCCGTCCGTCCGCATCGTCAACGCCGCGCGCGGCGGCATCGTGGACGAGGCCGCCCTGTACTCGGCCATCAAGGAGGGCCGCGTCGCCGGCGCCGGCCTCGACGTGTACGCGAAGGAGCCCTGCACGGACTCCCCGCTCTTCGAGCTCGACCAGGTCGTCTGCACCCCGCACCTCGGCGCGTCCACGGACGAGGCCCAGGAGAAGGCCGGTGTCTCGGTCGCCAAGTCGGTGCGCCTCGCCCTCGCCGGTGAGCTCGTACCGGACGCGGTCAACGTCCAGGGCGGCGTCATCGCCGAGGACGTCCGTCCGGGCCTGCCGCTCGCCGAGAAGCTCGGCCGCATCTTCACCGCCCTCGCGGGCGAGGTCGCGGTCCGCCTCGACGTCGAGGTCTGCGGCGAGATCACCCAGCACGACGTCAAGGTGCTCGAACTGTCCGCGCTCAAGGGTGTCTTCGAGGACGTCGTCGACGAGACGGTCTCCTACGTCAACGCCCCGCTGTTCGCTCAGGAGCGCGGTGTCGAGGTGCGCCTGACCACCAGCTCGGAGTCCCCCGACCACCGCAACGTGGTGACCGTCCGCGGCACCCTGTCGGACGGCCAGGAGGTCTCGGTCTCCGGCACGCTCGCGGGCCCGAAGCACCTTCAGAAGATCGTGGGCATCGGCGAGTACGACGTGGACCTGGCGCTCGCCGACTACATGGTCGTGCTGCGCTACACCGACCGCCCCGGCGTGGTCGGCACCGTCGGCCGCGTCCTCGGCGAGGGCGGGCTGAACATCGCGGGCATGCAGGTCGCCCGCGCGGAGGAGCACGGCGAGGCCCTCGCGGTCCTCACCGTCGACGCCGAGGTGCCGGCGGGCGTCCTCGCGGACATCGCCTCCGAGATCGGCGCCGTTTCGGCGCGCACCGTCAGCCTCGCCTGA
- a CDS encoding putative bifunctional diguanylate cyclase/phosphodiesterase, with amino-acid sequence MSTPGAALLDRPSVSGGGRGLAMQLILAVVSGGYAVGAALNWGSEEVAEIMGDFGLSAAGLLAAVSCYTYARTIDSRERPAWLLFAFSSLMGACGNAVWGWYEVILGQDVPKPSLADFAFLCFAPPAIVGLLVLAKRPVTRAGWVCLGLDSWLIGGSLLTLSWSLALAHAARTAQSGAPGSVPRAALSLAYPLLDIALVSMVLVLHFRRSETNRSAVNTAIAALALTVLSDALFTSPLLSAEYQSGQLLDAGWFAGSLLLAYAPWGARRIHQSQMPAGHPRRDRPHSRPITGSLPALTPYLAAAVCTLGILYNVVDGRKVDRMVVFTGCTVVLALVIRQGIMLLDNIALTQELAQKENHFRSLVQGSSDVIMIAAPTGTLRYVSPAAAGVYGREAEELVGTELATLIHPDDLGRVVHEVRRFLAAPPTEEPTTRIECRFKSGGGEWLNVESTVNRHQGGLILNSRDVTERVRLQAQLQHSAEHDPLTDLPNRALFTRRVRQALTGRRAGDHSTAVLFIDLDGFKAVNDTIGHQAGDELLIEAARRLQDSVRAGDTAARLGGDEFAALILGDGSRDRSAREYQVREIADRLRARLSQPYRIGGSEVRVAASIGVAFADPGITPSDLMRNADLAMYRAKAGGKDRVETYAPQMQAEVVRKAELAGRLRTALHEGEFALLHQPVVSLSTGEIAAVAAQARWRSAQGILFTPTEFLRVAEYSEGAAGAAAGSTGPDASRTAELGRWLLEEAVEQAADRHRAGHDVPVAVRMTAQRLLDSAMPLGSVEALLTRHGLPSGALVLELAVSDPRVPFDDLERRLAALHRLGVGISLDGFGSGYAAISALRRLPVDMLKLDRGLVEGVVESARLHKITAGLLRIANDLGMRSVADGVDLPEQVAALRAMGCTHGQGMAFSGPLDEYRLRRALVRGTFPVPGGAAQPALAGGSSGGSMVIRRGSHNETPVPPT; translated from the coding sequence GTGAGTACCCCGGGGGCGGCGCTCCTGGACCGGCCGTCCGTCTCGGGCGGAGGCAGGGGCCTGGCGATGCAGCTGATCCTCGCGGTCGTCAGCGGCGGGTACGCCGTCGGCGCCGCCCTCAACTGGGGGTCCGAGGAAGTCGCCGAGATCATGGGGGACTTCGGGCTCAGCGCGGCCGGTCTGCTCGCCGCCGTCTCCTGCTACACCTACGCACGGACGATCGACAGCCGGGAACGCCCCGCCTGGCTGCTCTTCGCCTTCTCCTCCCTCATGGGCGCCTGCGGCAACGCCGTCTGGGGCTGGTACGAGGTGATCCTCGGCCAGGACGTGCCGAAGCCCTCGCTCGCCGACTTCGCCTTCCTCTGCTTCGCCCCGCCCGCCATCGTGGGTCTGCTCGTCCTCGCCAAACGCCCGGTCACCCGCGCCGGCTGGGTGTGCCTGGGACTCGACTCCTGGCTCATCGGCGGCTCCCTGCTCACCCTGTCCTGGAGCCTGGCCCTGGCCCACGCGGCGCGGACCGCGCAGTCCGGCGCCCCCGGCAGCGTCCCGCGGGCCGCGCTCTCCCTCGCCTACCCCCTGCTCGACATCGCGCTCGTCTCGATGGTGCTCGTCCTCCACTTCCGGCGGAGCGAGACCAACCGCTCCGCCGTCAACACCGCCATCGCGGCGCTGGCCCTGACCGTCCTCAGTGACGCCCTGTTCACCTCGCCCCTGCTGAGCGCCGAGTACCAGTCCGGACAGCTGCTCGACGCCGGCTGGTTCGCCGGCTCGCTGCTGCTCGCGTACGCACCCTGGGGCGCCCGGCGCATCCACCAGAGCCAGATGCCGGCCGGGCACCCGCGGCGGGACCGGCCGCACAGCCGCCCGATCACCGGATCCCTGCCCGCCCTCACGCCGTACCTCGCGGCCGCCGTGTGCACCCTCGGAATCCTCTACAACGTCGTGGACGGCCGGAAGGTCGACAGGATGGTCGTCTTCACCGGCTGCACCGTCGTGCTCGCCCTCGTCATCCGGCAGGGCATCATGCTCCTCGACAACATCGCGCTGACCCAGGAACTGGCCCAGAAGGAGAACCACTTCCGCTCCCTCGTCCAGGGCTCCAGCGACGTCATCATGATCGCCGCGCCCACCGGGACCCTGCGGTACGTCAGCCCGGCCGCCGCCGGGGTCTACGGCCGCGAGGCGGAGGAGCTGGTCGGCACGGAGCTGGCCACCCTGATCCACCCCGACGACCTCGGCAGGGTGGTCCACGAAGTACGCCGCTTCCTCGCCGCACCGCCCACCGAGGAGCCCACCACCCGTATCGAATGCCGCTTCAAGTCGGGCGGCGGCGAGTGGCTGAACGTGGAGTCCACCGTCAACCGCCACCAGGGCGGACTCATCCTCAACAGCCGGGACGTCACCGAGCGCGTCCGGCTCCAGGCCCAGCTCCAGCACAGCGCCGAACACGACCCGCTCACCGACCTCCCCAACCGGGCCCTCTTCACCCGGCGCGTGCGCCAGGCCCTGACGGGCCGCCGTGCGGGCGACCACAGCACCGCCGTGCTCTTCATCGACCTCGACGGCTTCAAGGCGGTCAACGACACCATCGGCCACCAGGCCGGCGACGAACTGCTCATCGAGGCCGCCCGCAGGCTCCAGGACTCGGTCCGGGCCGGGGACACCGCCGCCCGGCTCGGCGGCGACGAGTTCGCCGCACTGATCCTGGGCGACGGGAGCCGAGACCGCAGCGCCCGCGAGTACCAGGTCCGCGAGATCGCCGACCGGCTGCGCGCCAGGCTCTCCCAGCCGTACCGGATCGGCGGCAGCGAGGTACGGGTGGCCGCCAGCATCGGCGTGGCCTTCGCCGACCCCGGGATCACCCCTTCGGACCTGATGCGCAACGCGGACCTGGCGATGTACCGGGCCAAGGCGGGCGGCAAGGACCGCGTCGAGACCTACGCCCCGCAGATGCAAGCCGAGGTGGTGCGCAAGGCCGAGCTGGCGGGCCGGCTGCGCACCGCGCTCCACGAGGGCGAGTTCGCCCTGCTGCACCAGCCCGTGGTCTCGCTCTCCACCGGCGAGATCGCGGCCGTCGCCGCGCAGGCCCGATGGCGTTCCGCCCAGGGGATCCTCTTCACCCCGACCGAGTTCCTCCGGGTGGCCGAGTACAGCGAGGGTGCGGCGGGCGCCGCCGCCGGCAGCACGGGCCCGGACGCCTCGCGCACCGCCGAGCTGGGGCGCTGGCTGCTGGAGGAGGCCGTGGAGCAGGCCGCCGACCGGCACCGGGCCGGGCACGACGTACCCGTGGCCGTGCGGATGACCGCCCAGCGGCTCCTGGACAGCGCCATGCCGCTCGGCTCCGTGGAAGCCCTGCTGACCCGGCACGGCCTGCCGTCCGGGGCCTTGGTGCTGGAGCTCGCGGTGTCCGACCCCAGAGTCCCCTTCGACGACCTGGAGCGGCGCCTCGCGGCCCTGCACCGGCTCGGGGTGGGAATCTCCCTCGACGGCTTCGGCAGCGGCTATGCGGCCATCAGCGCCCTGCGCCGCCTCCCCGTGGACATGCTCAAGCTGGACCGCGGCCTGGTGGAGGGAGTGGTCGAGTCCGCCCGCCTGCACAAGATCACAGCCGGTCTCTTGCGCATCGCAAACGACCTGGGCATGCGCTCGGTGGCCGACGGGGTGGACCTGCCCGAGCAGGTGGCCGCGCTGCGTGCCATGGGGTGCACGCACGGCCAGGGGATGGCCTTTTCCGGCCCCCTCGACGAGTACAGGCTGCGGCGCGCGCTGGTGCGCGGTACGTTCCCAGTACCGGGCGGAGCGGCCCAGCCGGCACTGGCGGGCGGCTCCTCCGGGGGCTCGATGGTCATCCGTAGAGGCTCACATAATGAGACGCCCGTCCCACCTACTTGA
- a CDS encoding acetolactate synthase large subunit: MPMTEQATGAHHPQPRPRSGGQQSAAVEHVTGAQSLIRSLEEVGCDTVFGIPGGAILPAYDPMMDSKKVRHILVRHEQGAGHAATGYAQATGKVGVCMATSGPGATNLVTPIADAHMDSVPLVAITGQVSSKAIGTDAFQEADIVGITMPITKHNFLVTKAEDIPKTIAEAFHIAATGRPGPVLVDIAKDALQAKTTFTWPPSQDLPGYRPVTKPHAKQIREAAKLICQAKRPVLYVGGGVMKSGATAELKVLAELTGVPVCTTLMALGSFPDSHPLHVGMPGMHGSVTGVTSLQKSDLLIALGTRFDDRVTGKLDSFAPFAKIIHADIDPAEIGKNRAVDVPIVGDAREVIADLIQAVQAEHTEGNAGDYTAWWNDLNRWRETYPLGYDLPEDGSLSPQQVIERIGALAPKSTIFAAGVGQHQMWASHFVKYEEPRTWLNSGGAGTMGYAVPAAMGAKVGMPERTVWAIDGDGCFQMTNQELVTCALNNIPIKVAIINNGALGMVRQWQTLFYNQRYSNTVLHADETGHDTVGSQLGESVAPRKGTRVPDFVKLSEAMGCVALRCEDPADLDKVIAEANAINDRTVVIDFIVHEDAMVWPMVAAGTSNDEVMAARGVRPDFGDNEDD, translated from the coding sequence ATGCCGATGACCGAGCAGGCCACCGGGGCCCACCATCCGCAGCCGCGGCCCCGTTCCGGCGGACAGCAGTCCGCCGCAGTTGAGCACGTCACGGGTGCGCAGTCCCTCATCCGCTCTCTCGAAGAGGTGGGGTGCGACACCGTCTTCGGGATTCCGGGAGGTGCCATCCTCCCCGCGTACGACCCGATGATGGACTCGAAGAAGGTCCGTCACATCCTGGTCCGCCACGAGCAGGGGGCCGGCCACGCCGCCACCGGCTACGCCCAGGCCACCGGCAAGGTCGGCGTCTGTATGGCCACGTCCGGACCGGGCGCCACGAACCTGGTCACCCCGATCGCCGACGCGCACATGGACTCCGTCCCGCTCGTCGCGATCACCGGCCAGGTCTCCTCCAAGGCGATCGGCACCGACGCCTTCCAGGAGGCGGACATCGTCGGCATCACCATGCCGATCACCAAGCACAACTTCCTGGTCACCAAGGCCGAGGACATCCCGAAGACGATCGCAGAGGCGTTCCACATCGCCGCCACCGGCCGTCCCGGCCCGGTCCTCGTCGACATCGCCAAGGACGCCCTGCAGGCGAAGACCACCTTCACGTGGCCGCCCTCCCAGGACCTTCCCGGTTACCGGCCGGTCACCAAGCCGCACGCCAAGCAGATCCGCGAGGCCGCCAAGCTCATCTGCCAGGCCAAGCGCCCGGTCCTGTACGTCGGCGGCGGCGTCATGAAGTCCGGCGCGACCGCCGAGCTGAAGGTCCTCGCCGAGCTGACCGGCGTCCCGGTCTGCACCACCCTGATGGCCCTGGGCTCCTTCCCCGACAGCCACCCGCTGCACGTCGGCATGCCGGGCATGCACGGCTCCGTCACCGGCGTCACCTCGCTGCAGAAGTCGGATCTGCTCATCGCGCTGGGCACCCGCTTCGACGACCGCGTCACCGGCAAGCTGGACAGCTTCGCCCCCTTCGCCAAGATCATCCACGCGGACATCGACCCGGCCGAGATCGGCAAGAACCGCGCCGTCGACGTCCCGATCGTCGGTGACGCCCGCGAGGTCATCGCCGACCTGATCCAGGCGGTCCAGGCCGAGCACACCGAGGGCAACGCCGGCGACTACACCGCCTGGTGGAACGACCTCAACCGCTGGCGCGAGACGTACCCGCTGGGCTACGACCTGCCCGAGGACGGCAGCCTCTCCCCGCAGCAGGTCATCGAGCGGATCGGCGCGCTCGCGCCGAAGAGCACGATCTTCGCGGCGGGCGTCGGCCAGCACCAGATGTGGGCCTCGCACTTCGTCAAGTACGAGGAGCCCCGCACCTGGCTGAACTCCGGCGGCGCCGGAACCATGGGCTACGCGGTCCCGGCCGCGATGGGCGCCAAGGTCGGCATGCCCGAGCGCACGGTCTGGGCGATCGACGGCGACGGCTGCTTCCAGATGACCAATCAGGAACTGGTCACCTGCGCCCTGAACAACATCCCGATCAAGGTCGCGATCATCAACAACGGCGCCCTGGGCATGGTGCGCCAGTGGCAGACGCTGTTCTACAACCAGCGGTACTCCAACACCGTCCTGCACGCCGACGAGACCGGTCACGACACGGTCGGCTCCCAGCTCGGCGAGTCCGTCGCGCCCCGCAAGGGCACCCGCGTCCCGGACTTCGTCAAGCTCTCGGAGGCCATGGGCTGCGTGGCGCTGCGCTGCGAGGACCCGGCCGACCTGGACAAGGTCATCGCCGAGGCCAACGCGATCAACGACCGTACCGTCGTCATCGACTTCATCGTCCACGAGGACGCCATGGTGTGGCCGATGGTCGCCGCCGGCACCTCCAACGACGAGGTCATGGCAGCCCGGGGCGTCCGTCCCGACTTCGGCGACAACGAAGACGACTGA
- a CDS encoding MFS transporter — MTNPAATARLAGRREWTAFTVLVLPLLLVSMDVSVLYFAIPAITEQLDPSATQQLWIFDSYAFALSGLLITMGSLGDRIGRRRLLLIGAAAFGLASVGAAYATSAEMLIAARVLLGIGGATLMPSTLALVRNLFQDDKQRGKAIAIWSGAMTGGIALGSVLSGVMLNHFWWGSVFLVNVPAMVLLLALVPVLVPEFKDPVPGRFDLAGVPLSMAAVLPVVYGLKEIAAEGFEPLHLGCLAVGLAFGYVFVRRQRTRDDAMISRSLFQGRGFGAGIGLNTLAAFAMLGSAYFTTQYLQAVLGMGTLEAALWSLAPSVVIGAAAPVSASLAQKVDRAYVIAGGFVLAAAGFALIGLVGTDSLWLLLTGAGVLASGIVTVMSLVSDLALGAAPAEKAGSAASLLETGTEFGGALGMAVLGSLGTAVYRSDLADAEPAARETLGGAVATAHRIGGEAGEQALTLAREAFVHGMQYAAWGGTALLLGAAVLAAALMRGTGAPAPAAAEPAPAAGAREHEAAYN, encoded by the coding sequence ATGACGAACCCCGCCGCCACAGCGCGACTCGCCGGCCGCCGTGAATGGACCGCCTTCACCGTCCTGGTGCTGCCCCTGCTCCTGGTCTCGATGGACGTCTCGGTCCTCTACTTCGCCATTCCGGCGATCACCGAGCAGCTCGACCCGAGCGCCACCCAGCAGCTCTGGATCTTCGACAGCTACGCCTTCGCCCTCTCCGGCCTGCTGATCACGATGGGCTCGCTCGGCGACCGGATCGGCCGCCGCCGGCTGCTGCTGATCGGAGCCGCCGCCTTCGGCCTCGCCTCGGTCGGCGCCGCCTACGCCACCAGCGCGGAGATGCTCATCGCGGCCCGCGTCCTGCTCGGCATCGGCGGCGCGACCCTGATGCCGTCCACGCTGGCCCTCGTCCGCAACCTCTTCCAGGACGACAAGCAGCGCGGCAAGGCCATCGCCATCTGGTCCGGGGCCATGACCGGCGGCATCGCGCTCGGCTCGGTGCTGAGCGGCGTGATGCTGAACCACTTCTGGTGGGGCTCCGTCTTCCTGGTCAACGTGCCCGCCATGGTCCTGCTGCTCGCCCTGGTCCCCGTCCTGGTCCCGGAGTTCAAGGACCCCGTCCCGGGCCGCTTCGACCTGGCCGGCGTCCCGCTGTCGATGGCCGCGGTGCTGCCGGTCGTGTACGGCCTGAAGGAGATCGCCGCCGAGGGCTTCGAACCCCTCCACCTGGGCTGCCTCGCCGTCGGCCTGGCCTTCGGGTACGTCTTCGTCCGCCGCCAGCGCACCCGTGACGACGCCATGATCAGCCGCTCGCTGTTCCAGGGCCGCGGTTTCGGCGCCGGCATCGGCCTGAACACCCTCGCCGCCTTCGCCATGCTCGGCTCGGCCTACTTCACCACCCAGTACCTCCAGGCGGTGCTCGGCATGGGCACGCTGGAAGCCGCCCTGTGGAGCCTGGCCCCCTCCGTCGTCATCGGTGCGGCGGCCCCCGTCTCCGCGTCCCTCGCCCAGAAGGTGGACCGGGCCTACGTCATCGCCGGCGGGTTCGTCCTCGCCGCCGCCGGATTCGCGCTGATCGGCCTGGTGGGCACCGACTCCCTGTGGCTGCTGCTGACCGGCGCGGGCGTCCTGGCCTCGGGCATCGTCACCGTGATGTCCCTGGTCTCCGACCTGGCCCTGGGCGCGGCCCCCGCCGAGAAGGCCGGTTCCGCCGCCTCCCTGCTGGAGACCGGTACGGAGTTCGGCGGCGCCCTGGGCATGGCCGTCCTCGGCAGCCTGGGCACCGCGGTCTACCGCAGCGACCTGGCCGACGCCGAGCCCGCCGCACGGGAGACCCTGGGCGGCGCCGTCGCCACCGCCCACCGGATCGGCGGGGAGGCGGGCGAGCAGGCCTTGACCCTGGCCCGCGAGGCCTTCGTCCACGGAATGCAGTACGCGGCCTGGGGCGGTACGGCACTGCTGCTCGGTGCGGCCGTGCTCGCCGCGGCTCTGATGCGGGGGACCGGCGCCCCCGCGCCGGCCGCGGCGGAGCCCGCCCCGGCCGCCGGGGCGCGGGAGCACGAGGCGGCGTACAACTGA
- a CDS encoding 2-hydroxyacid dehydrogenase: MTAMPRDVWLPFPAEEVAGLPDSFRYRHWDGEDAFPADPADCVFYAAPYMKSAEVTVRPLAEMPAVRVVQTLTAGIDDVLGRLGDLRPGVRLCNAAGVHTASTAELALALTLASLRGIPGMVRGQDREEWHSGFYDALADKSVLIIGYGSIGSAIEDRLVPFECERIERVARSARTTARGPVHALADLPALLPQADVVILVTPLTDATRGLVGAEFLGRMKDGALLVNVSRGPVVDTKSLLAEVESGRLNAALDVTDPEPLPAGHPLWHAPNVLITPHVGGSSSAFEPRAKRLLARQLTRFAAGEPVEHTVLITE; this comes from the coding sequence ATGACTGCAATGCCCCGGGACGTCTGGCTCCCCTTCCCCGCCGAAGAGGTCGCCGGCCTCCCCGACTCCTTCCGGTACCGCCACTGGGACGGAGAGGACGCCTTCCCGGCCGATCCGGCCGACTGCGTCTTCTACGCGGCCCCCTACATGAAGTCCGCCGAGGTCACCGTGCGCCCGCTCGCCGAGATGCCGGCCGTCCGGGTCGTCCAGACCCTGACGGCCGGCATCGACGACGTGCTGGGCCGCCTCGGAGACCTGCGCCCCGGCGTACGGCTGTGCAACGCCGCAGGGGTCCACACGGCCAGCACCGCCGAGCTGGCCCTCGCGCTGACCCTCGCCTCCCTGCGCGGAATCCCCGGCATGGTCCGCGGGCAGGACCGCGAGGAATGGCACTCCGGCTTCTACGACGCCCTCGCCGACAAGTCAGTTCTGATCATCGGCTACGGATCCATCGGCTCGGCGATCGAGGACCGGCTCGTGCCCTTCGAGTGCGAGCGGATCGAACGCGTGGCCCGTTCGGCCCGGACCACCGCCCGGGGCCCGGTGCACGCCCTCGCCGACCTGCCCGCGCTGCTGCCGCAGGCCGACGTGGTGATCCTCGTGACCCCGCTGACCGACGCCACCCGGGGCCTGGTCGGCGCCGAGTTCCTCGGCCGGATGAAGGACGGGGCGCTGCTCGTGAACGTGTCGCGCGGCCCCGTCGTCGACACCAAGTCCCTGCTGGCGGAGGTGGAGTCGGGCCGGCTGAACGCGGCCCTCGACGTCACCGACCCGGAACCGCTGCCCGCAGGCCACCCGCTCTGGCACGCGCCCAACGTCCTGATCACACCCCATGTCGGCGGCAGCAGCTCGGCGTTCGAGCCGAGGGCCAAGCGCCTGCTGGCCCGCCAGCTCACCCGCTTCGCCGCCGGAGAGCCCGTGGAGCACACGGTACTGATCACCGAATGA
- the ilvN gene encoding acetolactate synthase small subunit gives MSKHTLSVLVENTPGILARIAALFSRRGFNIDSLAVGVTEHPDISRITIVVNVEDLPLEQVTKQLNKLVNVLKIVELEPHNAIERELVLVKVRADNETRSQIVEIVQLFRAKTVDVSPEAVTIEATGGSDKLGAMLKMLEPFGIKELVQSGTIAIGRGGRSITDRSLRALDRSA, from the coding sequence ATGTCCAAGCACACGCTCTCCGTCCTGGTCGAGAACACGCCCGGCATCCTCGCCCGGATCGCCGCCCTGTTCTCCCGCCGCGGGTTCAACATCGACTCCCTCGCGGTCGGCGTCACCGAGCACCCCGACATCTCCCGCATCACCATCGTCGTCAACGTCGAGGACCTCCCGCTGGAGCAGGTGACCAAGCAGCTGAACAAGCTGGTCAACGTGCTCAAGATCGTCGAGCTGGAGCCGCACAACGCCATCGAGCGTGAACTCGTCCTGGTGAAGGTCCGCGCCGACAACGAGACCCGCTCGCAGATCGTCGAGATCGTCCAGCTGTTCCGCGCCAAGACGGTCGACGTCTCCCCGGAGGCCGTCACCATCGAGGCGACCGGCGGCTCCGACAAGCTCGGCGCGATGCTCAAGATGCTGGAGCCCTTCGGCATCAAGGAGCTCGTGCAGTCCGGCACGATCGCCATAGGGCGCGGCGGACGGTCCATCACGGACCGCAGCCTGCGCGCACTCGACCGCAGCGCCTGA
- the ilvC gene encoding ketol-acid reductoisomerase has translation MAELFYENDADLSIIQGRKVAVIGYGSQGHAHALSLRDSGVDVVVGLKEGSKSKAKAEEQGLKVVPVAEAAEWANVIMILTPDPLQAEIYEESIKDHLKEGDALFFGHGFNVRYGFIKPPTNVDVALVAPKGPGHLVRRQYEEGRGVPCIAAVEQDATGKAFDLALSYAAGIGGTRAGVIKTTFTEETETDLFGEQAVLCGGASALVKAGFETLTEAGYQPEIAYFECLHELKLIVDLMYEGGLEKMRWSVSETAEWGDYITGPRVITDATKAEMKKVLEEIQSGKFAEEWMAEYKAGLPKYNEYKKADSEHLLETTGKKLRKLMSWVDNDES, from the coding sequence GTGGCCGAGCTGTTCTACGAGAACGACGCCGACCTGTCCATCATCCAGGGCCGCAAGGTCGCGGTCATCGGTTACGGCAGCCAGGGCCACGCCCACGCGCTGTCGCTCCGTGACTCCGGCGTCGACGTCGTCGTCGGCCTGAAGGAGGGCTCGAAGTCCAAGGCCAAGGCCGAGGAGCAGGGCCTGAAGGTCGTCCCCGTGGCCGAGGCCGCCGAGTGGGCGAACGTCATCATGATCCTCACCCCGGACCCGCTGCAGGCCGAGATCTACGAGGAGTCCATCAAGGACCACCTCAAGGAGGGCGACGCGCTCTTCTTCGGCCACGGCTTCAACGTCCGCTACGGCTTCATCAAGCCCCCCACCAACGTGGACGTCGCGCTGGTCGCCCCGAAGGGCCCGGGCCACCTGGTCCGCCGCCAGTACGAGGAGGGCCGCGGCGTCCCGTGCATCGCCGCCGTCGAGCAGGACGCCACCGGCAAGGCCTTCGACCTGGCGCTCTCGTACGCGGCCGGCATCGGCGGCACCCGCGCCGGCGTCATCAAGACCACCTTCACCGAGGAGACCGAGACCGACCTGTTCGGTGAGCAGGCCGTCCTCTGCGGTGGCGCGTCCGCGCTGGTCAAGGCCGGTTTCGAGACCCTGACCGAGGCGGGCTACCAGCCGGAGATCGCCTACTTCGAGTGCCTGCACGAGCTGAAGCTCATCGTCGACCTCATGTACGAGGGCGGCCTGGAGAAGATGCGCTGGTCGGTCTCCGAGACCGCCGAGTGGGGCGACTACATCACCGGCCCGCGCGTCATCACCGACGCCACCAAGGCCGAGATGAAGAAGGTCCTCGAGGAGATCCAGAGCGGCAAGTTCGCCGAGGAGTGGATGGCCGAGTACAAGGCCGGTCTGCCGAAGTACAACGAGTACAAGAAGGCCGACTCCGAGCACCTGCTCGAGACCACCGGCAAGAAGCTGCGCAAGCTGATGAGCTGGGTCGACAACGACGAGAGCTGA